The Haloarchaeobius amylolyticus genome window below encodes:
- a CDS encoding amino acid permease, producing MSDAAGGGGESIETELSRDMSLFDVTFIGVGAMIGAGVFALTGFAAGIAGPALTLAFFLNGLVAMFTAVSYAELGAAFPEAGGGYLWVKEALVDPNGFFAGWMSWFAHAVACSLYAVTFGVFLTEFVVLGTGLESDFVLFGFLTRLLAEKVLAALMVALFAYINYRGAEETGKAGVVVTAIKIVILALFVGFGILATLQTPNWPQKFVASPRFAPGGLFGILGAMGFTYIAFEGYEIIVQSGEEVVDPGENIPKAVFYSMVIVVPIYVLVAFAAIGGITPTEELVARAGGVSGDPASVPTWELLGGLGELGIIEAAAQFVPYGAPLLLIAGLAATMSALNATIYSSSRVSFAMGRDRSLPPLLDTIHPEKRTPHLAIFLSAVLIVLMAVTLPIESVAASADIMFILLFVQVNWTVVKMRATHPDLPRTFEIPYMPWPPLIGIALQLLLTPVLIYELGLEAIGIGTRNEGLIALGATTVWMLLGLALYYGYSRQKELEKFEEETPTVVAEETPAFDHEETILVPIANPASVDQLVRTALDVARERDASVVVTNVVSVPQQTPLSEGRAFVDQQRAVLDAAIDFAEEYDAEVPVSGVIRIGHSVSTAILNTVEQRDADLVLLGWRGRGRRRDYILGSNVDEVVKRARCDVLVQRIGQPTAVDSILLPTAGGPHAGLSVEVASAIARRTGASITALTVAVDGEEGTGRRRAEAVLSETADRVEDVPVETELVTADSVTDAIVEASADHDLVVIGATREGLFQQLVFGAIPEEVGRRADATVIMAKSDLGLRSRVERLFGAD from the coding sequence ATGAGCGACGCTGCCGGGGGCGGCGGGGAGTCCATCGAGACCGAACTGTCGCGGGACATGAGCCTGTTCGACGTGACGTTCATCGGGGTCGGGGCGATGATCGGCGCGGGCGTCTTCGCACTGACGGGCTTCGCGGCCGGCATCGCCGGGCCGGCGCTCACCCTCGCGTTCTTCCTGAACGGGCTGGTCGCGATGTTCACCGCCGTCTCCTACGCCGAACTGGGCGCGGCGTTCCCCGAGGCCGGCGGGGGCTACCTCTGGGTGAAGGAGGCGCTGGTCGACCCGAACGGCTTCTTCGCAGGCTGGATGAGCTGGTTCGCCCACGCGGTCGCGTGCTCGCTCTACGCGGTCACCTTCGGCGTGTTCCTCACCGAGTTCGTCGTCCTCGGGACCGGGCTGGAGTCCGACTTCGTCCTCTTCGGCTTCCTGACCCGGCTGCTCGCGGAGAAGGTGCTCGCGGCGCTGATGGTCGCGCTGTTCGCGTACATCAACTACCGCGGGGCCGAGGAGACGGGGAAGGCCGGCGTCGTCGTCACCGCCATCAAGATCGTCATCCTCGCGCTGTTCGTCGGGTTCGGGATACTCGCGACCCTGCAGACGCCGAACTGGCCGCAGAAGTTCGTCGCCAGTCCGCGCTTTGCCCCCGGCGGCCTGTTCGGCATCCTCGGGGCGATGGGGTTCACCTACATCGCGTTCGAGGGATACGAGATCATCGTCCAGTCCGGCGAGGAGGTCGTCGACCCCGGGGAGAACATCCCGAAGGCGGTGTTCTACTCGATGGTCATCGTCGTCCCCATCTACGTCCTGGTCGCCTTCGCGGCCATCGGCGGCATCACCCCGACCGAGGAACTCGTCGCGCGGGCCGGGGGCGTCTCCGGCGACCCCGCGAGCGTCCCGACGTGGGAACTCCTCGGCGGCCTCGGCGAACTGGGTATCATCGAGGCCGCCGCCCAGTTCGTGCCCTACGGCGCGCCACTGCTCCTCATCGCGGGGCTGGCGGCGACGATGAGCGCCCTGAACGCGACCATCTACTCGTCCTCGCGGGTGTCGTTCGCGATGGGGCGGGACCGGTCGCTGCCGCCCCTGCTCGACACCATCCACCCGGAGAAGCGCACGCCCCACCTCGCCATCTTCCTCTCGGCGGTCCTCATCGTCCTGATGGCGGTCACGCTCCCCATCGAGAGCGTCGCCGCCTCGGCGGACATCATGTTCATCCTGCTGTTCGTGCAGGTCAACTGGACCGTCGTGAAGATGCGCGCGACCCACCCGGACCTCCCCCGGACGTTCGAGATTCCCTACATGCCCTGGCCGCCGCTCATCGGCATCGCGCTCCAGCTCTTGCTGACGCCCGTGCTCATCTACGAACTCGGACTGGAAGCAATCGGCATCGGGACCCGGAACGAGGGGCTCATCGCGCTCGGGGCGACCACCGTCTGGATGCTGCTCGGGCTGGCGCTGTACTACGGCTACTCGCGCCAGAAGGAACTGGAGAAGTTCGAGGAGGAGACGCCGACGGTCGTCGCCGAGGAGACGCCGGCGTTCGACCACGAGGAGACCATCCTCGTGCCCATCGCGAACCCGGCGTCGGTCGACCAGCTCGTGCGGACCGCCCTCGACGTGGCCCGCGAACGCGACGCCAGCGTCGTGGTGACGAACGTGGTCTCGGTCCCACAGCAGACCCCACTCTCGGAGGGCCGCGCCTTCGTCGACCAGCAGCGCGCGGTCCTGGACGCGGCCATCGACTTCGCCGAGGAGTACGACGCCGAGGTCCCCGTCAGCGGCGTCATCCGCATCGGTCACTCCGTGTCGACCGCCATCCTCAACACCGTCGAGCAGCGCGACGCCGACCTCGTGTTGCTCGGCTGGCGTGGCCGCGGTCGGCGGCGCGACTACATCCTCGGGAGCAACGTGGACGAGGTCGTGAAACGGGCGCGCTGTGACGTGCTGGTCCAGCGCATCGGCCAGCCGACGGCCGTCGACTCCATCCTGCTCCCGACGGCCGGCGGGCCCCACGCCGGGCTCTCCGTCGAGGTCGCGTCGGCCATCGCCCGCCGGACCGGCGCGAGCATCACGGCCCTCACCGTCGCGGTCGACGGGGAGGAGGGTACCGGGCGCCGGCGGGCCGAGGCGGTCCTCTCCGAGACGGCCGACCGGGTCGAGGACGTCCCCGTCGAGACCGAGTTGGTGACCGCCGACTCGGTCACCGACGCCATCGTGGAGGCGTCCGCCGACCACGACCTCGTCGTCATCGGGGCGACCCGGGAGGGCCTCTTCCAGCAACTCGTCTTCGGCGCCATCCCGGAGGAGGTGGGCCGCCGGGCTGACGCGACCGTCATCATGGCCAAGAGCGACCTCGGCCTGCGGTCCCGGGTCGAACGCCTCTTCGGCGCGGACTGA
- a CDS encoding MaoC/PaaZ C-terminal domain-containing protein, whose amino-acid sequence MVYSYEPHYFEDMEEGMTFESAGRTVTESDFVFHSMFADDWTELHTNAEYSEEGPFGERIGHGPMTFILTTGMVQRCGFVERTVIAFLGMNYMDVPNPLTIGDTIQSEFEVTETKEFESREDAGLVVIDSETTNQDGEILLQGDMKFMFKRRDFYGDKPGHP is encoded by the coding sequence ATGGTCTACAGTTACGAACCGCATTACTTCGAGGACATGGAGGAAGGGATGACGTTCGAGAGCGCCGGCCGGACCGTCACCGAGTCGGACTTCGTCTTCCACTCCATGTTCGCCGACGACTGGACCGAACTCCACACCAACGCCGAGTACTCCGAGGAGGGGCCCTTCGGCGAGCGCATCGGTCACGGCCCGATGACGTTCATCCTCACGACAGGGATGGTCCAGCGCTGTGGCTTCGTCGAGCGCACCGTCATCGCCTTCCTCGGCATGAACTACATGGACGTCCCGAACCCGCTGACCATCGGCGACACCATCCAGTCCGAGTTCGAGGTCACGGAGACCAAGGAGTTCGAGTCCCGCGAGGATGCCGGCCTCGTCGTCATCGACTCCGAGACGACCAACCAGGACGGCGAGATCCTCCTGCAGGGCGACATGAAGTTCATGTTCAAGCGTCGTGACTTCTACGGCGACAAGCCCGGCCACCCCTGA
- a CDS encoding GIDE domain-containing protein, producing the protein MVFGVLLYVGLLVGSFLSVFVGLQYVSDGFQRYREDHAVTDTPISRLDAVALGTVAVSGTVQPLGETVQVPVGDEDCVCYDLTVRDHTTTAWSTEVDERESVPFVVDDGHGRARVDPAAFTLDLTDDRQASFEVKSYDDPPARVAAFAEDRDLPDLGMSKDREFEYEYLAPGDEVYVFGRATIDETREDEVAKPIVVEGDVGDALLANKVRETLQDERRFSLVKSVAIGVVLSTVGLAAFLWLSGIAQLFLGA; encoded by the coding sequence ATGGTCTTCGGCGTCCTGCTCTACGTCGGGTTGCTGGTCGGGTCGTTCCTCTCGGTGTTCGTCGGCCTCCAGTACGTCAGCGACGGCTTCCAGCGCTACCGCGAGGACCACGCGGTGACCGACACACCGATCTCGCGACTGGACGCGGTGGCACTCGGGACGGTCGCCGTCAGCGGGACGGTCCAGCCCCTCGGCGAGACGGTGCAGGTGCCGGTGGGCGACGAGGACTGCGTCTGCTACGACCTGACGGTCCGCGACCACACGACGACGGCGTGGTCGACCGAGGTGGACGAACGCGAGAGCGTCCCCTTCGTCGTCGACGACGGTCACGGGCGCGCCCGCGTCGACCCGGCCGCATTCACGCTGGACCTGACCGACGACCGGCAGGCGTCGTTCGAGGTGAAGAGCTACGACGACCCACCGGCACGGGTCGCCGCGTTCGCCGAGGACCGGGACCTCCCCGACCTCGGGATGTCGAAGGACCGCGAGTTCGAGTACGAGTACCTCGCCCCCGGCGACGAGGTGTACGTCTTCGGGCGGGCCACCATCGACGAGACGCGCGAGGACGAGGTGGCGAAACCCATCGTCGTCGAGGGCGACGTCGGCGACGCGCTGCTGGCGAACAAAGTGCGCGAGACGTTACAGGACGAACGCCGGTTCTCGCTCGTGAAGTCCGTCGCCATCGGCGTCGTGCTCTCGACGGTCGGCCTCGCGGCGTTCCTCTGGCTCTCGGGTATCGCCCAGCTATTCCTCGGCGCCTAG
- a CDS encoding DUF5518 domain-containing protein — translation MALNFDERSSENGFWINAAIGGVAAIVLSFVPFSPVLGGLISGYLERDTRRNGSLKIGAASGAISLIPMLFVGVFFVGFGFLGALGGADAAMGVVFMLFLFAIIAVIGAIYTIGLGAAGGFLAHVLWEDDWERSRSGGRQAGYDEPAYETQQH, via the coding sequence ATGGCACTCAATTTCGACGAGCGCAGTTCGGAGAACGGGTTCTGGATCAACGCCGCAATCGGGGGGGTCGCGGCCATCGTGCTGTCGTTCGTCCCCTTCTCGCCGGTCCTCGGCGGCCTCATCTCGGGCTACCTCGAGCGAGACACCCGCCGTAACGGGAGCCTGAAGATCGGCGCCGCGTCCGGCGCCATCTCGCTCATCCCGATGTTGTTCGTCGGGGTGTTCTTCGTCGGGTTCGGGTTCCTCGGGGCGCTGGGTGGCGCCGATGCAGCGATGGGGGTCGTGTTCATGCTGTTCCTCTTCGCCATCATCGCCGTCATCGGGGCCATCTACACCATCGGCCTCGGCGCGGCCGGCGGCTTCCTCGCACACGTCCTCTGGGAGGACGACTGGGAGCGCTCCCGCAGCGGCGGCCGCCAGGCAGGCTACGACGAGCCGGCCTACGAGACGCAGCAGCACTGA
- a CDS encoding metallophosphoesterase has product MAEVYYVISDLHIGGDEELQECAFESELIEFLQTLATTDEDAELVINGDLFGLWEFTELTGLAKFDALVEHHPDLFEQFRRTGETVDITLIPGNHDAELAGYPEYVDRLAAYNVDLQPELHLVRPVGSKRLWIEHGMQEDPNNRLPQFGNPFANPLGYFVNRHVTGKAGQLSKRGRYNWLKDIQSVTPLADIPAWMISNYYYREMSPFLRYASLPFLLLFNLTLLWVVGATLERVGLLRTSVFTDAALLGQFGIVGDVFSLVLFINFVVMGLLVALAIPAFVLARDVRQTLRRFGILSTETVVEEEDAHYVDAALDVFASTPDVVAFIYGHTHRPSLRRIQNRAIVNTGTWLKRFDRVPVRFGLLPPVYRPAYCLNYFRIHESAGRVVIDYEVIEKTAPPELTLLQRLLVSRHTPATPVPPRTVLEPDEPRTVSAPVTPAPR; this is encoded by the coding sequence ATGGCCGAGGTGTACTACGTCATCAGCGACCTCCACATCGGGGGTGACGAGGAACTCCAGGAGTGCGCGTTCGAGTCGGAGCTCATCGAGTTCCTGCAGACCCTCGCGACCACCGACGAGGACGCCGAACTCGTCATCAACGGCGACCTCTTCGGCCTGTGGGAGTTCACCGAACTGACGGGGCTGGCGAAGTTCGACGCGCTCGTCGAGCACCACCCCGACCTGTTCGAGCAGTTCCGCAGGACCGGCGAGACCGTCGACATCACGCTCATCCCGGGGAACCACGACGCCGAACTGGCGGGCTACCCCGAGTACGTCGACCGGCTCGCCGCCTACAACGTCGACCTCCAGCCCGAACTCCACCTCGTCCGGCCGGTCGGCTCGAAGCGCCTCTGGATCGAACACGGGATGCAGGAGGACCCGAACAACCGGCTGCCGCAGTTCGGCAACCCCTTCGCGAACCCCCTCGGCTACTTCGTCAACCGGCACGTCACCGGGAAGGCTGGCCAGCTCTCGAAGCGGGGGCGGTACAACTGGCTGAAGGACATCCAGTCGGTGACGCCGCTGGCCGACATCCCGGCCTGGATGATCTCGAACTACTACTACCGCGAGATGAGCCCGTTCCTCCGGTACGCCTCGCTCCCGTTCCTGCTGCTGTTCAACCTCACGCTCCTCTGGGTCGTCGGGGCGACGCTGGAGCGCGTCGGCCTCCTGCGCACCAGCGTCTTCACCGACGCCGCCCTCCTCGGCCAGTTCGGCATCGTCGGCGACGTCTTCTCGCTCGTCCTCTTCATCAACTTCGTCGTGATGGGGCTGCTCGTCGCACTCGCCATCCCGGCGTTCGTCCTCGCCCGCGACGTGAGACAGACGCTCCGGCGCTTCGGCATCCTCAGCACCGAGACGGTCGTCGAGGAGGAGGACGCCCACTACGTCGACGCGGCACTGGACGTGTTCGCCTCGACGCCCGACGTGGTGGCGTTCATCTACGGGCACACGCACCGACCCTCGCTCAGGCGCATCCAGAACCGGGCCATCGTCAACACGGGGACCTGGCTGAAGCGCTTCGACCGGGTGCCGGTCCGGTTCGGGCTGCTCCCGCCGGTCTACCGCCCCGCGTACTGCCTGAACTACTTCCGCATCCACGAGTCGGCGGGCCGGGTCGTCATCGACTACGAGGTCATCGAGAAGACGGCACCCCCGGAACTCACGCTGCTCCAGCGCCTGCTCGTCAGCCGCCACACCCCGGCGACGCCGGTCCCGCCGCGGACGGTGCTGGAACCGGACGAGCCGCGGACCGTCTCGGCGCCGGTCACACCTGCTCCTCGATGA
- a CDS encoding OB-fold domain-containing protein, with translation MTNGFRAVAGYAPRFRITSDEFAEAWGRFEAGGIDEKAVAGADEDALTMAAEVARDVLHADGTDGDDVSYLAFASTTPPMAEEDLTARLGAMLGVPETAARRSFSGSTRAGTQALLAAIDADLGDGIGLVVVADCPRGHLDDAVDHAAGAGAAAFVVVDEGLAQVTDRAEYATPYPGTRFRETGSDRIEGLDVTNYDRQAFREVVTGAAAQVEALDPDAAAIQSPDGRLPYRVAGGLGVDTDTIAACATVHELGDTGAASVPLGLATALADDDQQTILGVSFGSGAGSDALVLECEAGLPCSLRLDGDEPLSYAEYLRQRGEVTSGPPSGGGAYVSVPSWKRSIPQRYRLEAGRCPECEALNFPPEGACSECNTLGDYEPVELAGTGTVEALTTISQGGAPPEFAEQQAKAGDFAVAVVALDGPTSGSVSAPAQVTDAAPDALSVGDPVETVIRRIYTQEGVTRYGFKIRPQD, from the coding sequence ATGACGAACGGGTTCCGCGCGGTCGCGGGCTACGCGCCCCGGTTCCGCATCACGTCGGACGAGTTCGCCGAGGCGTGGGGACGCTTCGAGGCGGGCGGCATCGACGAGAAGGCGGTCGCGGGCGCGGACGAGGACGCCCTCACGATGGCCGCCGAGGTCGCCCGGGACGTCCTGCACGCGGACGGGACCGACGGGGACGACGTCTCCTACCTCGCCTTCGCGAGCACGACGCCCCCGATGGCCGAGGAGGACCTGACGGCCCGCCTTGGCGCGATGCTCGGCGTCCCCGAGACCGCGGCCCGGCGCTCCTTCTCCGGCAGCACCCGCGCCGGCACGCAGGCCCTGCTCGCGGCCATCGACGCCGACCTCGGCGACGGTATCGGCCTCGTCGTCGTCGCGGACTGCCCCCGCGGGCACCTCGACGACGCGGTCGACCACGCCGCCGGGGCCGGCGCGGCCGCCTTCGTCGTGGTCGACGAGGGCCTCGCGCAGGTGACCGACCGTGCCGAGTACGCCACGCCCTACCCGGGCACCCGGTTCCGTGAGACCGGCAGCGACCGCATCGAGGGGCTGGACGTGACGAACTACGACCGCCAGGCCTTCCGCGAGGTCGTCACCGGCGCGGCCGCACAGGTCGAGGCGCTCGACCCGGACGCCGCGGCCATCCAGTCGCCCGACGGCCGGCTCCCGTACCGCGTCGCCGGCGGCCTCGGCGTCGACACCGACACCATCGCGGCCTGCGCGACCGTCCACGAGCTGGGCGATACCGGCGCCGCGAGCGTCCCACTCGGCCTCGCGACGGCGCTCGCGGACGACGACCAGCAGACCATCCTCGGCGTCAGTTTCGGCAGCGGTGCCGGGTCGGACGCCCTCGTCCTCGAGTGCGAGGCCGGCCTGCCGTGTTCGCTCCGCCTCGACGGCGACGAACCCCTCAGCTACGCCGAGTACCTCCGCCAGCGCGGCGAGGTCACCTCCGGACCGCCCTCGGGCGGCGGTGCCTACGTCTCGGTGCCGTCGTGGAAGCGGAGCATCCCGCAGCGCTACCGGCTCGAAGCCGGGCGCTGTCCCGAGTGCGAGGCGCTCAACTTCCCGCCGGAGGGCGCCTGCAGCGAGTGCAACACCCTGGGCGACTACGAGCCGGTCGAGCTGGCAGGAACAGGTACGGTCGAGGCCCTGACGACCATCTCGCAGGGCGGTGCCCCACCCGAGTTCGCCGAGCAGCAGGCGAAGGCCGGCGACTTCGCGGTCGCCGTGGTCGCACTCGACGGCCCGACGTCGGGGTCGGTGAGCGCCCCGGCGCAGGTGACGGACGCGGCACCCGACGCGCTCTCCGTCGGCGATCCGGTGGAGACGGTCATCCGCCGCATCTACACGCAGGAGGGTGTGACGAGGTACGGTTTCAAGATTAGACCGCAGGACTGA
- a CDS encoding HdeD family acid-resistance protein: MSTELGHEPAPGDLQPGLYESRRVLLSVGVALGLLGLVAIVFPHVSSVSLAVVLGTILVVGGTIQVAHAFSARDWRGVVWQGLVAALFTALGILVLANPSLGLLSLWVLLVALFLTVGVAQFVLGVGIRGEPNWQWPLVAGSVSILAAVALWLGLPSPEPWGIGLVFGIAVATTGLALVMLAVGARPAEPTEDATPAAGRASER; encoded by the coding sequence ATGTCGACCGAACTCGGACACGAACCCGCCCCCGGCGACCTCCAGCCGGGGCTCTACGAGAGCCGACGCGTGTTGCTCTCGGTGGGGGTCGCCCTCGGCCTGCTCGGGCTGGTCGCCATCGTCTTCCCGCACGTGAGCAGCGTCTCGCTCGCGGTCGTGCTCGGGACGATACTGGTCGTCGGCGGGACCATCCAGGTCGCACACGCGTTCTCGGCCCGTGACTGGCGCGGCGTCGTCTGGCAGGGACTCGTCGCGGCCCTGTTCACCGCGCTCGGTATCCTCGTGCTGGCGAACCCGTCCCTCGGCCTCCTCTCGCTCTGGGTCCTGCTCGTCGCGCTGTTCCTGACGGTCGGCGTCGCCCAGTTCGTCCTGGGCGTCGGCATCCGCGGCGAACCGAACTGGCAGTGGCCACTCGTCGCCGGCAGCGTCTCCATCCTCGCCGCAGTCGCCCTCTGGCTGGGGCTCCCGTCGCCCGAACCGTGGGGCATCGGGCTCGTCTTCGGCATCGCCGTCGCGACGACGGGGCTCGCGCTCGTCATGCTGGCAGTGGGCGCACGACCCGCCGAGCCCACCGAGGATGCGACACCGGCGGCTGGGCGGGCGAGCGAACGATAG
- a CDS encoding HdeD family acid-resistance protein, whose product MSADTIAGTGAGTDAEQTGIEDSWRALLVVGIALAVMGILAAVFPLLTGVSIALLFGAALVVGGFFTIAHAFSARRWTGFVWQTILAVVYAVAGILVLANPVLGLASLTVLLVAYLVSSGIVQVVLGLQTSGQPNSAWLIVGGGISLLVAVLLFLGLPSTATWAIGLLFGVHLLATGISMIMVAMGTKKAVEAEEPTPPTARPGGV is encoded by the coding sequence ATGAGTGCAGACACCATCGCTGGGACCGGCGCGGGCACCGACGCGGAACAGACCGGCATCGAGGACTCGTGGCGGGCCCTGCTCGTGGTGGGCATCGCGCTGGCCGTCATGGGCATCCTCGCGGCGGTCTTCCCGCTGCTCACCGGCGTCTCGATAGCCCTGCTGTTCGGGGCCGCGCTGGTCGTCGGTGGGTTCTTCACCATCGCCCACGCGTTCTCCGCGCGGCGGTGGACCGGCTTCGTCTGGCAGACCATCCTCGCGGTCGTCTACGCCGTCGCCGGGATACTCGTCCTCGCGAACCCCGTCCTCGGGCTGGCGTCCCTGACCGTCCTGCTCGTCGCGTACCTCGTCTCGAGTGGCATCGTCCAGGTCGTGCTGGGCCTGCAGACCAGCGGCCAGCCGAACTCCGCCTGGCTCATCGTGGGCGGGGGCATCAGCCTCCTCGTCGCCGTCTTGCTGTTCCTCGGCCTCCCCTCGACGGCGACGTGGGCGATCGGCCTGCTGTTCGGCGTGCACCTGCTCGCAACCGGCATCTCGATGATCATGGTCGCGATGGGGACGAAGAAGGCCGTCGAGGCCGAGGAACCGACCCCGCCGACCGCGAGACCCGGCGGCGTCTGA
- a CDS encoding DUF6069 family protein: protein MQLDTALTAVRRTVAPYGYPVRVVLAIVASMVGNAALLAIALALSVAPGFMALAYPPVLFLTVVGAAGAALVYWVLTTRVENPDRTFKRIVVAVLALSFIPDFGLLVADEAATLAGVIVLMLMHVVVAVACVALLPAGQIVPSPEPEAESEPR from the coding sequence ATGCAACTCGATACCGCACTCACCGCTGTCCGTCGAACCGTCGCCCCCTACGGCTACCCTGTCCGGGTCGTCCTCGCCATCGTCGCGTCGATGGTCGGCAACGCCGCGTTGCTCGCCATCGCGCTCGCCCTGTCGGTCGCGCCGGGGTTCATGGCGCTCGCGTACCCGCCGGTCCTGTTCCTGACCGTGGTCGGGGCCGCCGGCGCCGCACTCGTCTACTGGGTGCTCACCACCCGGGTCGAGAACCCGGACCGGACGTTCAAGCGCATCGTCGTCGCCGTACTCGCGCTGTCGTTCATCCCCGACTTCGGCCTGCTCGTCGCTGACGAGGCGGCGACGCTCGCCGGCGTCATCGTCCTCATGCTCATGCACGTGGTCGTCGCGGTCGCGTGCGTGGCGTTGCTGCCGGCCGGGCAGATCGTCCCGAGTCCGGAGCCCGAGGCCGAGTCTGAACCGCGGTAG
- a CDS encoding LemA family protein has product MNTFVLVVAGFGVALVGYSLFRYLGSAHNNLVESRERCQKTWSDVEVLLERRAEELGNLADLTKQHVSHEKDVLEDVLEARERAIEAQSPEEAQEALVVLRESAQELYDLSSEYPELDSSDRFDDLARSIERLEQRLENRREEYNEAVAAYNSRLNQVPERFIADYRNYRRREPFVASAEAHEGVDLDDRLDLASQ; this is encoded by the coding sequence ATGAACACGTTCGTCCTCGTGGTCGCCGGCTTCGGCGTCGCACTCGTCGGGTACAGCCTGTTCAGGTACCTCGGAAGCGCGCACAACAACCTCGTGGAGTCCAGAGAGCGCTGCCAGAAGACCTGGAGCGACGTCGAGGTCCTGCTCGAACGACGGGCCGAGGAGCTGGGGAACCTCGCCGACCTGACGAAACAGCACGTCTCCCACGAGAAGGACGTCCTCGAAGACGTCCTCGAGGCCCGGGAACGCGCCATCGAGGCCCAGTCCCCCGAGGAGGCCCAGGAGGCGCTGGTCGTCCTCCGTGAGTCCGCCCAGGAGCTCTACGACCTCTCCAGCGAGTACCCCGAACTCGACTCCAGCGACCGATTCGACGACCTCGCCCGCAGCATCGAACGCCTCGAACAGCGCCTCGAGAACCGTCGCGAGGAGTACAACGAGGCCGTCGCCGCGTACAACAGTCGGCTGAACCAGGTCCCGGAGCGGTTCATCGCGGACTACCGGAACTACCGCCGGCGCGAACCCTTCGTGGCCTCCGCGGAGGCCCACGAGGGCGTGGACCTGGACGACCGCCTCGACCTCGCCAGCCAGTAG
- a CDS encoding thiolase domain-containing protein — MRDAYVVGAGQSDFGSFPDESYRSLFETAFTAAVESVDRGIDADDFDEAVVGTLGVGGRQLGLSGPAVTEHVGLHGVPTTRVENACGASGYAVRQAVQAVKSGMADVVLAGGVEIMTDMSSDATKYWLGVSGETEWERLSGTTFAGVYAQMASAHMAEHGTTTEQLSHVAVKNHSHGAMNPHAQLGFECSLEDAMNAPTVADPLTLYHCCPTTDGAACAIVVSEDVVEEFTDERVRVAGVGAASDRVGLFQRDTYTNVPASKMAADRAYEMAGMDPTEMDFAEVHDCFAIAELMAYEDLGFCEPGEAGELVASGATDYGGDVVVNTSGGLKSKGHPIGATGAGQVVEAFKQLTDQAGERQVEGATRGLTHNVGGSGGAAVVHLFEREGPDGAAADEEVSA; from the coding sequence ATGCGTGATGCGTACGTGGTCGGGGCGGGCCAGTCCGACTTCGGCTCGTTCCCCGACGAGAGCTACCGGTCGCTGTTCGAGACCGCCTTCACGGCGGCGGTCGAGAGCGTCGACCGCGGTATCGACGCGGACGACTTCGACGAGGCCGTCGTCGGCACACTGGGTGTCGGCGGTCGCCAGCTGGGCCTCTCCGGGCCGGCCGTGACCGAGCACGTCGGCCTCCACGGCGTCCCGACGACGCGGGTCGAGAACGCCTGTGGCGCCTCCGGGTACGCGGTCCGGCAGGCGGTCCAGGCCGTCAAGTCGGGGATGGCCGACGTGGTGCTGGCGGGCGGGGTCGAGATCATGACCGACATGTCCAGCGACGCCACGAAGTACTGGCTGGGCGTCTCCGGCGAGACCGAGTGGGAGCGCCTCTCCGGGACCACCTTCGCGGGCGTGTACGCCCAGATGGCCAGCGCCCACATGGCCGAGCACGGGACGACGACGGAACAGCTCTCCCACGTCGCCGTGAAGAACCACAGCCACGGCGCAATGAACCCCCACGCCCAGCTCGGCTTCGAGTGCTCGCTGGAGGACGCGATGAACGCGCCCACGGTCGCGGACCCCCTCACCCTGTATCACTGCTGTCCGACGACCGACGGGGCGGCCTGCGCCATCGTCGTCAGCGAGGACGTGGTCGAGGAGTTCACCGACGAGCGCGTCCGGGTCGCGGGCGTCGGCGCGGCCTCTGACCGCGTCGGGCTGTTCCAGCGCGACACCTACACGAACGTCCCGGCGTCGAAGATGGCCGCGGACCGGGCCTACGAGATGGCCGGCATGGACCCGACGGAGATGGACTTCGCGGAGGTGCACGACTGCTTCGCCATCGCGGAGCTGATGGCCTACGAGGACCTCGGGTTCTGCGAACCGGGCGAGGCCGGTGAACTCGTCGCCTCCGGCGCGACCGATTACGGCGGCGACGTGGTCGTGAACACCTCCGGCGGCCTCAAGTCCAAGGGCCACCCCATCGGCGCGACCGGCGCCGGGCAGGTGGTCGAGGCGTTCAAGCAGCTGACCGACCAGGCCGGCGAGCGACAGGTCGAGGGCGCGACCCGCGGGCTGACCCACAACGTCGGCGGGAGCGGCGGGGCCGCGGTCGTCCACCTGTTCGAGCGCGAGGGGCCGGACGGCGCCGCCGCGGACGAGGAGGTGAGCGCGTGA